The sequence below is a genomic window from Nitrosomonas sp..
CCTGACCCAGAACAAGTTTCATCAAAGTCCGAAAATAGATAAACGACAATAAACCCAAACCGATTTTCCCGAAGGTCTCTCCGATTTCACTGAGAAATGTTTCGCGTTCTTCCGGTATCGGATGAACTGAGAAAGCATAAATGAAATAGATGAACGAAATCAGAAAAACAATCGTGGCATAGATCAGTATAGCGCGAATGTTTTTTATCGATTGCTGCATGATCCCGGGGTAATGTTGTTCGGTTGACAGATTGGTTGCATTTATTGAATTTTATGACCGAATGCCTTGAGTACTTTCCATTCGAAGTCGTGCACATGCACAACGTCATTGTCCAGCGCCATGGATATTGCGCCCTTGGTTAACGGTTTCAGGTTCATGTTGATGTGATGAATACGGGTCTCATGCGGCATATCATGATGCATGCCGCCCATCATTTCCATATGGTGATGATCATGAATCGGCGTCATGCTGACCTCCAGTTGCGTGATAATGTATTTATCGTTACCGTTATAAATGCTGCCACTAAAAATCCCCCAGCCAAAACCGGCGTCGATTTTGAGTTTTTCAATCGTTTCCTGGGGCAATTCAAACAGGCAGTGCTGCTTTTTCCCGGATTGTTCATCGCAAGCAGGCGTAGATGTTGATTGGCTGGCAATAACGGTGTGCGAAGCAAGCAGCATTGTTACCGTTATTAGTGCGATAAAAGATTTAATAAATTCAATTCGGTCAACCATTAAATGTCCTTGGGTCAAAATAAAGTCTGAGAGGATAAGGAACTATCCCGTTTTCCGCCATTGCCGAAAATTGACGGCGCTTGAGATTGGTTCTGTTTTATCTCTGAAAGTTTTCTCATGATGATTTAAATATAGTCTGAATTATAAAACCAATTTTTGAGCTAAGCATGGATAAAAGCAGAATGACCGATCTGTTTCCGGCGCCTCCAGAAACTACCTTAAATTTGTTTGGCGTAAGAATGGGTTGTTAAAATCATATTCAAACCCAATTGCAGTAATTCATTCCAGGGATTGCCGCCCCCCGTGGCCATGCCCTTGTTGACGCGATCAATTTTCGCAGCGTGGATTAGACACTGTTGCAACCGGCAAACTGGAATACGTTTGGCTGTTGCCATGATTGTATTTTGCCTGTTTCCCCAAATGCGTGCCGATTTGAGCAGTTGGCCGGGCGGTAGTCCTTGATCCAGTCCTTTGCGCAGATCAATCAGCTGGCGGACGAATTCGGCCAGTGCTGCAAGAATTAAAGGCGGGGCCGTGCCTTCACCCTGCAGCCCCATCAGAATATGCGTGAAGCGTGCCGGATTAGCGGTCTCTATAGCATCGGTTAATTGATAGATATCATATCGGGCTACATTCAGTACAGCGTTTTTAACTTGGTCGAATTCCAGATGGCCTTGCGGGAACAACAGGGCAAGCTTTTGTATTTCCTGATGTGCGGCCAGCAAGTTACCTTCAACTTTGTCTGCGATGAAACACAGGGTGTCACGGTTAACCGTTTGTTGTTGCATATCGAGGCGCTGTTTAATCCATGCAGGCAACTGATTACGTTCGACAGGATGGATCTGAACCGTAATGCCTGCATTCTCAACCGCCTTGAACCATTGTCCGGACTGGCTTTGTTTGTCCAGTCTGGGCAACGTGATTAAAGTGACAATATCCTGTGGCAGTTTCTGGCAAAAGTGCGTAATCGTTTTGCCGCCTTCCCGACCAGGCTTTCCAGACGGGATACGGATATCAATGATTTTTCGATCGCCAAACAATGACTGATTGCTGCCAGCATTTAGGATATCCGTCCAATGAAAGTGATGATCGACGGTAAAAATTTCGTGTTCACTAAAACCTTGTTGACGTGCATGGCTGCGGATTAAATCAGCGGCTTCGATAACAAGCAGCGGTTCATTGCCAAAGATTGTATAGAGTGGCGCAAATTGTTTCTGCAGTTGCTGGGACAGTTGCTCTGCCTTTATGCGCATTTCGGCAATCAGTTGGCTGATTCAGTGTCCGGATTGACTTGCGAATTACGGATAGTCGACAGCCGCCAGATTATTTGTT
It includes:
- the holA gene encoding DNA polymerase III subunit delta, with product MRIKAEQLSQQLQKQFAPLYTIFGNEPLLVIEAADLIRSHARQQGFSEHEIFTVDHHFHWTDILNAGSNQSLFGDRKIIDIRIPSGKPGREGGKTITHFCQKLPQDIVTLITLPRLDKQSQSGQWFKAVENAGITVQIHPVERNQLPAWIKQRLDMQQQTVNRDTLCFIADKVEGNLLAAHQEIQKLALLFPQGHLEFDQVKNAVLNVARYDIYQLTDAIETANPARFTHILMGLQGEGTAPPLILAALAEFVRQLIDLRKGLDQGLPPGQLLKSARIWGNRQNTIMATAKRIPVCRLQQCLIHAAKIDRVNKGMATGGGNPWNELLQLGLNMILTTHSYAKQI